The proteins below come from a single Triticum aestivum cultivar Chinese Spring chromosome 5D, IWGSC CS RefSeq v2.1, whole genome shotgun sequence genomic window:
- the LOC123125475 gene encoding AAA-ATPase At3g28610-like, translated as MMGGGLLEHLRTSVWFYVAPVVAACAPIGVLRTYFNQHLRRPLRRLLPFLDPFVTIDITAGDSDDSYYYESRGRAKSSDAYAEVLAYLSAACSREARELRAEGAAEGHGFVLSLRQGQEVADEFQGVTMWWSAVAPDQQQQGARGCCRLTFHERHRKLVVDEYLPHVRCAGQEVTFLNRRRRLYSNKEGVSYYSSSREVWSYIDFNHPTTFQTLAMDPAKKQMIMDDLDDFRNSKDYYRRIGKAWKRGYLLYGPPGTGKSTMIAAMANYLNYDIYDIELTTLSTNSDLRKLFIETTGKSIIVIEDIDCSLDLTGNRVRKGGRRQAQADDAHDYADPNRLTLSGLLNFIDGLWSAHSGERIIVFTTNYVGELDPALIRRGRMDMHIEMSYLKFEAFKTLAMNYLQMETHPLFDTIKELLDEVEIAPADVAECLMVSRRIDRDAQACLDRLIGELKMKNR; from the exons ATGATGGGAGGAGGACTGCTGGAGCACCTCAGGACGTCGGTGTGGTTCTACGTGGCGCCAGTGGTGGCGGCCTGCGCGCCCATCGGCGTCCTCAGGACCTACTTCAACCAGCACCTCCGGCGGCCCCTCCGCCGGCTCCTCCCGTTCCTCGACCCCTTCGTCACCATCGACATCACGGCCGGCGACTCCGACGACAGCTACTACTACGAGTCCCGCGGCAGGGCCAAGTCGAGCGACGCCTACGCGGAGGTGCTGGCGTACCTAAGCGCGGCGTGCtcgcgggaggcgcgggagctcCGGGCCGAGGGCGCCGCCGAGGGCCACGGCTTCGTGCTCAGCCTCCGCCAGGGCCAGGAGGTCGCCGACGAGTTCCAGGGCGTCACCATGTGGTGGTCCGCCGTCGCTCCGGACCAGCAGCAGCAGGGCGCCCGGGGTTGCTGCCGCCTTACCTTCCATGAGCGCCACCGGAAGCTCGTCGTCGATGAGTACCTGCCGCACGTCCGCTGTGCTGGCCAGGAGGTCACCTTCCTCAACCGCCGTCGCAGGCTCTACTCCAACAAGGAGGGCGTCAGCTACTA CTCGTCGTCCAGGGAGGTGTGGAGCTACATAGACTTCAACCACCCAACCACCTTCCAAACCCTAGCCATGGACCCCGCCAAGAAGCAGATGATCATGGACGACCTCGATGACTTCCGCAACAGCAAGGACTACTACCGCCGGATTGGCAAGGCGTGGAAGCGGGGCTACCTCCTATACGGCCCTCCTGGCACTGGCAAGTCCACCATGATTGCCGCCATGGCCAACTACCTCAACTATGACATCTACGACATTGAGCTCACCACCCTAAGCACCAACAGTGACCTTCGCAAGCTCTTCATCGAGACCACTGGCAAGTCAATTATCGTCATCGAGGACATCGACTGCTCCCTCGACCTCACCGGTAATCGTGTCAGAAAAGGTGGACGGCGACAAGCACAGGCAGACGATGCCCATGATTATGCCGATCCCAATAGGCTGACTTTGTCTGGCCTACTCAATTTCATCGATGGCCTTTGGTCGGCGCATAGCGGTGAGCGGATCATTGTGTTCACCACAAACTATGTCGGCGAGCTTGACCCTGCGCTGATCCGCAGGGGGCGGATGGACATGCACATTGAGATGTCGTACCTCAAGTTTGAGGCGTTCAAGACACTGGCCATGAACTACCTCCAAATGGAAACACACCCGCTATTCGACACCATCAAGGAGCTGTTGGACGAGGTGGAGATTGCCCCAGCAGATGTCGCCGAGTGTCTTATGGTGTCGAGGCGCATAGACCGTGATGCACAGGCTTGCTTGGACCGCTTGATTGGTGAGCTCAAGATGAAGAATAGGTAA